From the genome of Flavobacterium luteolum, one region includes:
- a CDS encoding acetolactate synthase small subunit gives MKNEFTLTIYSEDQIRLISKLSSMFLRKQIQILSLNMSICEIENMYRHTIVVNETLDQVINLVAQIEKIIEVFKCDYYLNDEIVFRQTALFKIPTAVFMADLNTEFVLRENYLKIAEIQKEYTILQGTGTDDEIVSLTEKLNTLGIIEFVKTSRIALEKSNKGFCAEM, from the coding sequence ATGAAAAACGAATTTACTCTAACTATTTACTCCGAAGATCAAATAAGATTAATAAGCAAATTATCTAGTATGTTTTTAAGGAAACAAATACAGATTTTAAGCCTTAATATGTCTATTTGCGAAATTGAAAACATGTACAGACATACCATCGTAGTAAATGAAACGCTGGATCAAGTCATTAATTTGGTAGCACAAATAGAGAAAATTATTGAAGTTTTTAAATGTGATTATTATTTGAATGACGAAATTGTGTTTAGACAGACAGCATTATTCAAAATTCCAACTGCTGTATTTATGGCTGATTTAAATACGGAATTTGTGCTTCGGGAAAATTACCTTAAAATTGCTGAAATACAAAAAGAGTATACCATATTGCAGGGAACAGGAACAGATGATGAAATAGTATCTTTAACAGAGAAATTAAATACATTGGGAATAATTGAATTTGTAAAAACTTCGAGAATTGCTCTTGAAAAATCTAATAAAGGGTTTTGTGCGGAAATGTAA
- a CDS encoding NAD(P)-dependent alcohol dehydrogenase gives MKAVRFFGHKDVRVVNDIERPVPKGDEVLLKIGGAGVCHSDLHIIDEGTVVGTVFTLGHENAGWIEEIGENVEGYKKGDAVLVYGPWGCGHCKPCQQSKENYCDHQSEQAYGGGLGLDGGMAEYMLVPSSRLLVPIFDLDPVIAAPLTDAALTPYSAIKRSLPKLMADEYVVVIGVGGLGHVALQILREISGAEIIACDVTEDKLAFAKELGAAYTVNSKDADAAEQIQKITGIKKAKVVLDFVGATSTIDLGTKVVSLDGDLTIVGLGGGHYQYSMNVLPFGVSMTNPYWGSRTELMEVVGLARQKKIHIEIEKHKLDDANEVYDRMRQGKIKGRAVLIP, from the coding sequence ATGAAAGCAGTACGTTTTTTTGGACACAAAGATGTCCGTGTTGTTAATGATATTGAAAGACCGGTTCCTAAAGGTGATGAAGTTTTACTAAAGATTGGTGGAGCAGGTGTCTGCCATTCAGATTTGCACATTATCGATGAAGGAACAGTGGTTGGAACAGTTTTTACGTTAGGACATGAAAATGCTGGATGGATCGAAGAAATTGGAGAAAATGTCGAAGGGTACAAAAAAGGAGATGCCGTTCTGGTATACGGTCCTTGGGGATGTGGGCATTGCAAACCTTGCCAGCAGTCAAAAGAAAATTATTGTGATCATCAATCGGAGCAAGCCTACGGTGGCGGATTAGGATTAGACGGCGGTATGGCCGAATATATGCTGGTTCCATCTTCTAGACTTCTAGTGCCTATATTTGACTTAGATCCTGTTATTGCAGCTCCGTTAACAGATGCTGCACTTACACCTTATTCCGCAATTAAACGTTCACTTCCTAAATTAATGGCTGACGAATATGTTGTCGTAATTGGCGTTGGCGGATTAGGTCACGTTGCGTTACAGATATTAAGAGAAATAAGCGGAGCCGAAATTATTGCTTGTGATGTTACCGAAGATAAACTTGCTTTTGCAAAAGAACTGGGCGCGGCTTATACAGTAAATTCTAAAGATGCTGATGCAGCAGAACAAATTCAGAAAATTACGGGAATCAAAAAAGCAAAAGTAGTGCTTGATTTTGTTGGAGCAACTTCTACAATAGATCTAGGAACAAAAGTAGTAAGCCTTGATGGAGATCTTACTATTGTTGGTCTTGGAGGAGGACACTATCAATATAGCATGAACGTTTTGCCTTTTGGTGTAAGCATGACCAATCCGTATTGGGGATCAAGAACAGAACTAATGGAAGTGGTGGGTCTTGCGAGACAAAAGAAAATTCATATAGAAATTGAAAAACATAAACTTGACGACGCCAATGAAGTATACGATAGGATGCGTCAAGGAAAAATAAAAGGTAGAGCTGTTTTAATACCTTAA
- a CDS encoding murein L,D-transpeptidase catalytic domain-containing protein, whose amino-acid sequence MRVFLMALLFSLSSFTSISMWDEDEILSEVEFARLNEHVNEIKAFTAANHKYSNKIAFLVDMKIKSGKNRFFVYDLENNQILDQGLVAHGKGSETGIKGDILQFSNSPESNCTSLGRYSVEKPYKGIFGKAFRLAGLDETNSNAMKRAIVLHSYKEVPSDEKEYYIINSHGCPMVSQEFLGRLSKYIESTNSKILLSVYY is encoded by the coding sequence ATGAGAGTATTTTTAATGGCACTGCTTTTTTCCTTGAGTTCTTTCACTTCTATAAGTATGTGGGATGAGGATGAGATTTTAAGCGAAGTTGAATTCGCAAGACTTAATGAGCATGTAAATGAAATTAAGGCTTTTACAGCTGCTAATCACAAGTATAGCAACAAAATTGCTTTTCTTGTAGATATGAAGATTAAATCAGGAAAAAATCGTTTTTTTGTTTACGATCTAGAGAATAATCAAATTCTTGATCAAGGTTTAGTTGCCCATGGGAAAGGTTCTGAAACAGGAATAAAAGGGGACATATTACAATTCAGTAATTCTCCAGAATCTAACTGCACTTCGCTAGGAAGATATTCAGTAGAAAAACCATATAAAGGAATATTTGGAAAAGCTTTCAGACTTGCAGGATTAGACGAAACAAATAGTAATGCCATGAAACGCGCCATTGTATTGCATTCTTATAAAGAGGTTCCGTCAGATGAAAAAGAATATTATATAATCAATAGTCACGGCTGCCCAATGGTTAGTCAAGAGTTTTTAGGTAGACTTTCAAAATATATCGAAAGTACAAATTCTAAAATCTTACTATCTGTATATTATTAA
- a CDS encoding S28 family serine protease encodes MNRKSFIITLFFLCLNYFAVSAQESSADLQQKLTELFPKAIITRIDNLENYTESYQLILDQPLDHKDPEKGTFQHYIYLSHLGYDRPTVIETHGYNTNNIKSEVSSLLQANQVAVEYRFYGKSRPNPIQWEYLTNDQAIEDYHSIVTKLKKIYSGKWISTGISKGGETSLIYKSIYPEDVDVAMPYVAPLINTCEDPRTITHTRTVGTEECRAKIKAFQRAVLQNREAVLEVFKDFSVEKKMQFTEVPFAEALEYAVLEFPFSFWQWGGKCDEVPPVNASAKELFDYLNKIVGVGTYNDKMSFVYLPSYYQHLSELGYYGFDLEPVADLLTIVKSSSNARFAPKDVAIKYNSKYIKKVRKYVENKGDKILYVYGGYDTWFSCSPTPKSGVDALKMVLPGGSHSTRVKDFPENDKKLIMDTLHKWLN; translated from the coding sequence ATGAATCGAAAATCCTTTATTATTACGCTGTTCTTTCTTTGTTTGAATTATTTTGCCGTTTCTGCACAGGAATCTTCAGCAGATCTTCAGCAAAAACTAACCGAATTATTCCCCAAAGCCATTATCACCCGAATTGATAATTTAGAAAATTATACAGAGTCTTATCAATTAATTTTAGACCAACCTTTAGATCATAAAGACCCGGAAAAAGGTACTTTTCAGCATTATATTTATCTTTCGCATTTAGGTTATGACAGACCAACAGTAATTGAAACTCATGGTTACAATACGAATAATATTAAAAGCGAAGTCAGTAGTCTGTTACAAGCAAATCAGGTTGCGGTTGAATATCGTTTTTACGGAAAATCACGACCAAATCCGATTCAATGGGAGTATTTAACCAATGATCAGGCCATTGAAGATTATCATAGCATTGTGACAAAATTGAAGAAAATATACTCAGGAAAATGGATTTCAACTGGAATTAGTAAAGGAGGAGAAACATCGTTAATTTATAAATCAATATACCCAGAAGATGTTGATGTGGCAATGCCTTACGTAGCGCCACTAATTAATACTTGTGAAGATCCAAGAACTATAACTCATACAAGAACAGTTGGAACAGAAGAATGCAGAGCAAAAATAAAGGCTTTTCAAAGAGCTGTTTTGCAAAATAGAGAAGCTGTCTTAGAGGTTTTTAAAGACTTTTCAGTTGAGAAAAAAATGCAATTTACAGAAGTTCCTTTTGCTGAAGCATTAGAATATGCTGTTTTAGAATTTCCTTTTTCGTTTTGGCAGTGGGGAGGAAAATGCGATGAGGTTCCGCCAGTAAACGCTTCTGCAAAAGAGCTTTTTGATTATTTGAATAAAATTGTTGGAGTAGGAACTTACAACGATAAAATGTCGTTTGTCTATTTACCGTCTTATTATCAGCATTTAAGCGAATTGGGTTATTATGGTTTTGATCTAGAACCTGTCGCCGATTTATTAACTATTGTTAAAAGCAGTTCTAATGCGCGATTTGCACCTAAGGATGTTGCAATTAAATACAATTCGAAATACATAAAAAAGGTGCGTAAATATGTTGAAAATAAAGGCGATAAAATTTTATATGTTTATGGAGGATACGATACTTGGTTCTCTTGTTCGCCAACTCCAAAATCGGGTGTTGATGCTCTGAAAATGGTACTTCCAGGAGGAAGCCATTCGACCAGAGTCAAAGATTTTCCTGAGAATGACAAGAAATTGATTATGGATACTTTACATAAATGGCTTAATTAA
- a CDS encoding M24 family metallopeptidase, giving the protein MTIGVGGSTIDIELGKIQNMTLDVVPIALPEYKQRIKKAVALMKEQNCKALYVNAGTNLYYFTGTKWNPSERMVGAIILEDETVEYIVPKFEEGTFKTFMKIEGNLNFWEEHESPSELFGSILKNKNISDGNIALDESAAFFLIDGISKANPNFSFINAQSITAGCRMHKSANEIAIIQKAKDITMTVQKAAASILYPGIPVSTVVDFIHRAHIKAGISSGSYFCIVLFGEDSQYPHGVTAPQNLVENDVVLIDTGCRLEGYLSDITRTYVYGTPSDEHRKIWNLEKATQKAAFDAAQIGATCGSVDDAARKVLAEAGLSGDYEIPGLPHRVGHGTGLDIHEYPYLVRGNQTILKEGMVVSNEPMICMPGQFGIRHEDHFYMTAEGPKWFTEPMQSIDNPFGLNV; this is encoded by the coding sequence ATGACAATTGGAGTTGGCGGATCAACTATAGATATCGAATTAGGAAAAATACAAAACATGACACTTGATGTCGTGCCAATCGCACTTCCAGAGTATAAACAACGCATCAAAAAAGCGGTTGCTTTAATGAAAGAGCAAAACTGCAAAGCGCTTTACGTAAATGCAGGAACGAACTTATATTATTTTACAGGAACAAAATGGAATCCGTCTGAACGTATGGTTGGCGCCATAATTCTTGAAGATGAAACAGTTGAATACATTGTTCCAAAATTTGAAGAAGGAACGTTTAAAACTTTCATGAAAATTGAAGGAAATTTAAACTTCTGGGAAGAACACGAAAGCCCTTCTGAATTGTTTGGTAGTATTCTGAAAAATAAAAATATTTCTGATGGCAATATTGCGTTGGATGAATCTGCAGCTTTTTTTCTAATTGATGGAATTTCAAAAGCAAATCCTAATTTTAGTTTTATAAATGCCCAGTCAATAACAGCAGGATGCCGAATGCATAAATCGGCAAATGAGATTGCTATTATTCAAAAAGCAAAAGATATAACTATGACTGTGCAAAAAGCAGCGGCAAGTATTTTATATCCAGGAATTCCAGTAAGTACCGTTGTCGATTTTATACATAGAGCCCATATTAAGGCTGGAATTTCTTCTGGTTCTTATTTCTGTATTGTTCTTTTTGGAGAAGATTCGCAATATCCTCATGGAGTTACTGCTCCTCAAAATTTGGTAGAAAATGATGTGGTGCTAATTGATACTGGATGTCGTTTAGAAGGCTATTTGTCTGACATTACTAGAACTTATGTTTACGGAACTCCAAGTGACGAGCACAGAAAAATATGGAATCTTGAGAAAGCAACTCAAAAAGCAGCTTTTGATGCTGCACAAATTGGAGCAACATGCGGCTCTGTAGATGATGCTGCGCGTAAAGTTTTGGCAGAAGCTGGTTTGAGTGGAGATTACGAAATTCCAGGTTTGCCACACCGAGTGGGGCACGGAACAGGTTTAGATATTCATGAATATCCTTATTTAGTAAGAGGCAATCAAACTATTCTAAAAGAAGGAATGGTAGTTAGTAATGAACCTATGATCTGCATGCCAGGACAATTTGGTATTCGTCATGAAGATCATTTTTATATGACTGCTGAGGGTCCTAAATGGTTTACCGAACCAATGCAGAGTATTGATAATCCGTTTGGATTAAATGTTTAA
- a CDS encoding M43 family zinc metalloprotease: MKLKLLICFLIFSSVKISAQGLPCRTSEENEKMYRNNPHALQEKKNFDVFSKNFAAQRKTSTAKAAAVTTYTIPVVFHIYGDVQGGKTVTYEKIVNHLAQLNDDFNGRNADYQTVEPFFQSRRGTLNIEFKLAKKDPNGGCTTGVVFHPTKNGYGNGGGYDDQIAADAWDNTKYMNVYIQNDLYNDGATNNSGVAWYPSSDMTANNTARVVFNGAYLYDNSYSKEFSATLTHEFGHFLNLIHTFEGGCSGTDEVADTPAEDGNHTLGCTPGTNCSGDKVNFENYMGYNGAQGCYKMYTQGQIDRMLAALEHPARKSLWQAQNLIDTGVNATGSTLTASAVTFKEAIINDGSFDTSSIIKLNGTKTFAVSSGTLTAGTHFTHTFPAGITPVLTVNSNNQITVTLTGKATNHALSNNASGGISFLPAAFTGGTTDLSCTSLYFNFKFSDPYGIFFVDMSDVTVSSSLTWKYFEIAKGDDRAFGGWRYAANALKIETYAKRLVCETGTRNISLLNANTAVGPTSNMTAPGAYPNQLDLRTASYTTWDGKTGYVGFDYLMDGLTCYGWFKVKVNADGDGYTILEYAYNTKPNTPIYTGMTDKTATTLSADTLYEAETNDGSITSTATIALSTNNGTFTKSSGTFTAGTDYTITGVPAGLTAVLTLESNTKTVLSFTGKATAHNTTNDAVITLTFKDAAITGGIATLDTATKTINLKFDAPYGVFYVNNPDYTANAASTWQYFDLGIGDNTEYGAWQYAAAALKMETYGKRLVSEAGTRNISFLSQGTSIGASSNFAAPGNYPNQLDLRTATYTTWDNKTGYVGFEYTSRGRICYGWMHVKVEAGGVGYTVLDFAYNTKPNEPILAGVQTGNSVLAPTNLTASVTNLEAVLNWTNNATNATNVIIERAGSDDVYAEIATLASTATTYTNAGLTANTTYKYRARAKSGADYSAYSNVVTVTIPAAPLCDAQGTNGYEYISSVAVGSFVNASGKETNGYADYTSKVITLNPNANTSVTLTPGFSGSAYTEYWGVWIDYNKNNQFEASERVVNNVSSNAAVTTSFTPQSFTGTTRMRVVMKYNANPSSTCGSLGDGEIEDYTVQAGTSVPTNPATLTIPANLSNAGVYSSGFYASWATSTDATSYEVQLNTASGWISAGTSTTYYLWIPKQGTQTVYEFRVKAKNGDAFSEWSASHTIDLQSGSSGLPGSDVNTAKAFTMYPNPASDVVNFTFENIDINKVKVSIYDSTGHLIATMHNTTVYSLKYLNKGVYIVVATDGKFVEKKKLLVE, translated from the coding sequence ATGAAATTAAAATTACTAATCTGCTTTCTGATTTTCAGTTCAGTGAAAATTAGCGCACAAGGTTTGCCTTGCCGAACAAGCGAAGAAAATGAAAAAATGTATCGGAATAATCCGCATGCACTTCAAGAGAAAAAGAACTTTGATGTTTTTAGTAAAAATTTTGCGGCACAGCGCAAAACTTCAACGGCAAAAGCTGCCGCAGTGACTACTTATACAATTCCAGTAGTATTTCATATTTATGGTGACGTGCAAGGAGGAAAAACCGTGACATACGAAAAAATCGTCAACCATTTGGCTCAGCTTAACGATGATTTTAATGGTCGTAACGCAGATTACCAAACTGTTGAACCTTTTTTTCAATCTCGACGCGGAACTTTAAATATAGAATTTAAACTAGCTAAGAAAGATCCAAACGGAGGTTGTACAACAGGTGTTGTTTTTCATCCAACAAAAAATGGCTACGGAAATGGCGGAGGCTACGATGACCAGATCGCTGCTGATGCTTGGGACAATACAAAATATATGAATGTCTATATTCAAAATGATTTGTATAATGACGGAGCGACAAATAATTCAGGTGTGGCTTGGTATCCAAGTTCAGACATGACGGCAAACAATACGGCTCGTGTTGTTTTTAACGGGGCTTATTTATACGATAACTCATATAGTAAAGAATTCTCTGCAACACTGACTCACGAATTTGGTCACTTTTTAAATCTGATTCATACTTTTGAAGGAGGATGCAGCGGAACTGATGAAGTTGCAGATACTCCTGCAGAAGACGGAAATCATACTTTAGGTTGTACTCCAGGAACAAATTGTAGCGGAGATAAAGTAAATTTTGAAAACTACATGGGCTATAATGGCGCACAAGGCTGTTACAAAATGTACACACAAGGTCAGATTGACAGAATGCTGGCTGCTTTAGAACATCCGGCTAGAAAATCGCTTTGGCAAGCACAAAACTTAATCGATACCGGTGTTAATGCAACAGGAAGCACTCTTACTGCATCGGCTGTAACTTTCAAAGAAGCAATTATAAATGATGGTTCTTTTGATACTTCATCAATAATCAAACTAAACGGAACTAAAACTTTTGCTGTTTCTTCAGGAACTTTAACAGCAGGAACTCATTTTACTCATACTTTTCCAGCAGGAATCACACCTGTACTTACTGTAAACTCTAATAATCAAATCACAGTTACATTAACTGGAAAAGCAACAAATCATGCATTAAGTAACAATGCATCGGGTGGAATTAGTTTTTTACCTGCTGCCTTTACAGGCGGAACAACTGATTTATCTTGTACTTCTTTATACTTCAATTTTAAATTCTCAGATCCGTACGGAATCTTTTTTGTAGACATGTCAGACGTAACTGTTTCGTCATCATTGACTTGGAAGTATTTTGAGATTGCAAAAGGAGATGATCGTGCATTTGGAGGATGGCGCTATGCTGCGAATGCTTTAAAAATTGAAACCTATGCAAAAAGATTGGTTTGTGAAACAGGCACTAGAAACATCTCGCTTTTAAATGCGAATACTGCTGTTGGTCCGACAAGTAATATGACTGCTCCCGGCGCATATCCAAACCAGTTGGATTTAAGAACAGCCAGTTATACAACATGGGACGGAAAAACTGGTTATGTAGGATTTGATTATTTAATGGATGGTCTTACTTGTTATGGATGGTTCAAAGTAAAAGTAAACGCCGATGGTGACGGTTATACAATTTTGGAATATGCTTATAATACTAAGCCAAATACCCCAATTTATACCGGAATGACCGATAAAACAGCTACAACTTTATCAGCTGACACATTGTATGAAGCTGAAACAAACGACGGAAGCATAACTTCAACGGCAACAATTGCTTTAAGTACTAATAATGGTACATTTACAAAAAGCAGTGGCACTTTTACAGCAGGAACTGACTATACGATTACAGGTGTGCCAGCTGGTTTAACTGCAGTTTTAACTCTTGAAAGCAATACTAAAACAGTGCTTTCTTTTACAGGAAAAGCAACTGCGCACAATACAACAAACGATGCTGTTATTACACTTACGTTTAAAGATGCAGCAATTACTGGTGGAATAGCTACTTTGGATACAGCTACTAAAACAATCAATTTAAAATTTGATGCGCCTTATGGAGTGTTTTATGTAAACAATCCTGATTATACAGCTAATGCTGCATCGACTTGGCAGTATTTTGATTTGGGTATTGGAGATAATACTGAATATGGTGCATGGCAATATGCAGCAGCAGCTTTAAAAATGGAAACGTATGGAAAAAGACTGGTTTCTGAAGCGGGAACAAGAAATATATCATTCTTATCGCAAGGTACTTCTATTGGAGCTTCTAGTAATTTTGCGGCACCAGGAAATTATCCGAATCAATTAGATTTGAGAACAGCTACGTATACAACTTGGGATAATAAAACAGGATATGTTGGTTTTGAATATACAAGTAGAGGTCGTATTTGCTACGGATGGATGCATGTAAAAGTGGAAGCGGGCGGAGTAGGATATACGGTCTTAGATTTCGCTTATAACACCAAACCAAACGAACCAATCTTAGCAGGGGTGCAAACAGGAAATTCGGTATTGGCTCCAACAAATTTAACGGCTTCTGTAACGAATTTAGAAGCGGTTCTTAACTGGACTAATAATGCTACAAATGCTACAAATGTAATTATTGAAAGAGCGGGTTCAGATGATGTTTATGCTGAAATTGCGACATTGGCTAGTACTGCGACGACATATACCAATGCGGGTTTAACTGCTAATACTACTTATAAATATAGAGCCAGAGCAAAATCAGGTGCTGATTATTCTGCTTATTCAAATGTGGTTACTGTGACAATTCCAGCAGCTCCATTATGTGATGCGCAAGGGACAAACGGTTACGAATATATAAGTTCTGTAGCAGTAGGAAGTTTTGTAAACGCATCAGGAAAAGAAACTAACGGTTACGCCGATTACACATCGAAAGTGATTACGTTAAATCCGAATGCGAATACAAGCGTTACTTTGACTCCAGGTTTTAGCGGTTCTGCATATACCGAATATTGGGGAGTTTGGATTGATTACAATAAAAACAATCAGTTTGAAGCATCAGAGAGAGTCGTTAATAATGTTTCTTCAAATGCTGCTGTAACAACAAGTTTTACACCTCAATCATTTACAGGAACAACAAGAATGAGAGTGGTTATGAAATACAACGCCAATCCATCTTCTACATGCGGAAGTTTAGGCGATGGTGAAATCGAAGATTATACAGTTCAAGCAGGGACTTCTGTACCAACAAACCCTGCAACTTTAACAATTCCTGCTAATCTTAGTAATGCGGGAGTATATTCATCAGGATTTTACGCTTCTTGGGCAACATCAACAGATGCTACATCTTATGAAGTGCAATTAAATACTGCATCGGGTTGGATATCAGCCGGAACTTCTACGACATATTATTTATGGATTCCAAAACAAGGAACCCAAACCGTATATGAATTTAGAGTAAAAGCAAAAAATGGTGACGCTTTTAGCGAATGGAGCGCTTCTCACACAATTGATTTGCAATCTGGAAGTTCAGGTTTGCCAGGCTCAGATGTAAATACTGCAAAAGCATTTACAATGTATCCAAATCCAGCTTCTGATGTGGTAAACTTTACTTTTGAAAATATTGATATCAATAAAGTTAAAGTATCAATTTACGATAGTACAGGACATTTAATTGCTACAATGCATAATACAACTGTTTATTCTCTTAAATATTTAAATAAAGGAGTTTATATCGTTGTGGCTACAGATGGAAAGTTTGTAGAAAAGAAAAAATTATTGGTTGAATAA
- a CDS encoding SusD/RagB family nutrient-binding outer membrane lipoprotein: MRIIKTIFFAGAVLCAVASCDNLDDMNKNEKAYETALPSALMTNAQVNYAYFLTNASVNSNNFRAYAQHWSTATYTDEANYNQAKRNLGSSHAVTLYRDVLQDLTNAQKQIQETKVLGPVEEAVKKNQIAILEVQIIMAYQTLVDLFGNVAYSEALDIKKFPLPKYDDAKTIYFDLAARLDVAIAALNDGNESFGNADLIFHGDVAKWKTLANSVKLKMGLHLADVDAVKAKAMVESAFSSGVMSKEADTALFQYFSSNVDMNPLYNSLVSENQINIAEVFVNELNGKEDPRRDFFFDPKSKINGVYKGAPYAQQVTYANYSSTGERLREKTNPGVIFDYTETCFLLAEAASRGFSVGADAATYYAKGIEASMKFWKVSDANAQTYLARPDVAFATAPGTDKQKIAYQLWIAYYNRGFEAWTEYRRLDYPILVAPPTAVQEADGKVPVRNIYSTSDKTLNTANYEAASTAIGGDLMTTKIFWDKF; encoded by the coding sequence ATGAGAATTATAAAAACAATATTTTTTGCAGGAGCTGTTTTATGTGCAGTAGCTTCATGTGATAACTTAGATGACATGAACAAGAATGAAAAAGCTTATGAAACTGCTCTGCCAAGTGCATTGATGACTAATGCGCAGGTGAATTATGCTTATTTTCTAACAAATGCTTCAGTAAATTCAAATAATTTCAGAGCATATGCACAACATTGGTCAACGGCTACTTATACCGATGAAGCTAATTATAATCAGGCTAAAAGAAACTTGGGGAGTTCGCATGCTGTAACATTATACAGAGATGTATTGCAGGATTTGACCAATGCACAAAAACAAATTCAGGAAACAAAAGTATTAGGTCCTGTTGAAGAAGCTGTAAAGAAAAATCAGATCGCTATTTTAGAAGTTCAAATTATAATGGCTTATCAAACTCTAGTAGATTTATTCGGGAATGTAGCTTATTCTGAAGCTTTAGATATTAAAAAATTTCCGCTTCCTAAGTATGATGACGCTAAAACCATTTATTTTGATTTAGCTGCTCGTTTGGATGTTGCTATTGCAGCTTTGAATGATGGAAATGAAAGTTTTGGAAATGCCGATTTAATTTTTCACGGAGATGTGGCAAAATGGAAAACTTTAGCCAACAGCGTAAAATTAAAAATGGGATTACATCTTGCCGATGTTGATGCAGTAAAAGCAAAAGCAATGGTAGAAAGTGCTTTTAGTTCAGGAGTTATGAGCAAAGAAGCTGATACTGCATTGTTTCAGTATTTTTCTTCAAATGTAGATATGAATCCGCTATATAATAGTTTAGTAAGCGAGAATCAAATAAACATTGCAGAAGTTTTTGTTAATGAATTAAATGGAAAAGAAGATCCAAGACGTGATTTTTTCTTTGATCCAAAATCAAAAATAAATGGGGTGTATAAAGGTGCGCCTTATGCACAACAGGTTACTTACGCCAATTATAGCAGTACGGGTGAAAGATTAAGAGAAAAAACAAATCCAGGAGTCATATTCGATTACACCGAAACTTGTTTTTTACTGGCAGAAGCGGCAAGCCGAGGTTTTAGCGTTGGTGCAGATGCAGCTACATATTATGCAAAAGGAATAGAAGCGAGCATGAAATTTTGGAAAGTTTCTGATGCGAATGCTCAAACTTACTTAGCGCGCCCTGATGTTGCTTTCGCTACAGCACCAGGAACCGATAAGCAAAAAATTGCTTATCAGCTTTGGATCGCCTATTACAATCGTGGTTTTGAAGCATGGACGGAATATCGCAGACTAGATTATCCAATTTTGGTAGCGCCTCCAACAGCAGTACAAGAAGCTGACGGAAAAGTTCCTGTTAGAAATATTTATTCAACATCTGATAAAACGTTAAATACAGCTAATTATGAAGCAGCTTCAACAGCAATTGGCGGAGATTTAATGACAACAAAGATTTTTTGGGACAAATTTTAA